The DNA sequence CCGGGTCTTTGACCTCGTCGGTGATGAACTTGATCAGGGCGCCGTCCAGGGCCACTTCCAGCATCGGGATCACGGTGCCCAGAATCGACAGCGACATGCCATCGGAGAACTTGTCCAGCCAGGTGATCACCAGCTGGACGTTGACGCTCGGAGGCGGAATCTCGTCGTCGTCGAGCATCCCCCACCGGCGCATCAGGGCGAGCTCGGCGTTCGCGTGCTTCTGCTCCTCGGCGTGGAAGTGCTCGTAGATGCTCTTCAACGTCGGGGTCGGGGCCTTCTTCGCGAGCGCGGCGAAACCGCGGGCGCCGACGTTCTCGATCCACATCAGGTCGGTCATGAACGGCTTGAGCTTGGCCCACAGTTCGGGCTCGATCAGCTCGGCTCCCGGTGCGTCCCAGTCGATATCGACCAAGGCCCACTGCTTGTCCTTGATCTTCTGCAGCATGTCGTCCAGGTCCATCGCCATGATCGGCTGTATTCCTTTCGCGAGACGGGTCAGTTCTTGGGAAGGACGCGGCCGAGCAGGCCGGCGCCACGGGCGTACAGCGCGGGGAAATGTCGCTTCAGGTGCCAGATGACGG is a window from the Mycobacterium sp. SVM_VP21 genome containing:
- a CDS encoding ferritin-like domain-containing protein, with product MAMDLDDMLQKIKDKQWALVDIDWDAPGAELIEPELWAKLKPFMTDLMWIENVGARGFAALAKKAPTPTLKSIYEHFHAEEQKHANAELALMRRWGMLDDDEIPPPSVNVQLVITWLDKFSDGMSLSILGTVIPMLEVALDGALIKFITDEVKDPVAQEVFKRINSDESRHLAVDFEVMDILGHANLRKLAVEFVGSWMNPALLIGTLSYFPLLNKMRDNIVAMGVNEERLYQAMRRFQNVGERSAFARRVPMYQFISWHGKKVIDRSSKYHWLADSLVKITGVIPPSLVQNTPTWSQELTYEPVA